A stretch of Vigna angularis cultivar LongXiaoDou No.4 chromosome 4, ASM1680809v1, whole genome shotgun sequence DNA encodes these proteins:
- the LOC128196195 gene encoding uncharacterized protein LOC128196195: MESWEESQESIKAEMSQLKDQVGQILVALEALKATGESSSTLVGGNAHFYPPFFNATSQSIPFPLYGLPPGYTPSVGEYIEGGHVSFPIPTTIDIPPVTTHGPTSVSAPLVSAQTNEPITVEGTRVTTIPHVIVNHDSSARAASQTAARAGIDISNGAKNRLEILEEKMRAIEGMKNYGFGNVARLSLVPGVKIPYKFKAPEFEKYKGDTCPKNHLAMYCRKMAAYAYDDQLLIHVFQDSLVGVALNWYTHLEPSRIHCWADLADAFVKRYIYNTHVAPDRLQLQNMGKKDNETFKEYAQRWRELATQVEPPLFEKEMVAMFVNTLQPPFYEYMVGNVSANFADVVIIGERIEIGMKSGKIASGPSTMENSKKKPSFNPGKKKEGDVHATLAMPVWRGQAPSQDYRPHLGQPSYSANAAFAHPIRPQQQQGFYQSQPATSNAWRTGPSANPNPSVGQGGYPGRTQERNFVHFTPIPMTYTELLPHLVKRGLVAICPMIPLQPPYPRSYDADAKCSYHGEGVGHSTERCMTFKHKVQALINAGWLKFQEDKPSIDTNPLSGHGNASTNAIEIKKHGLIRDASKIRSSRRFIFKELLKLGFLNGDYDLERACGLHPCTEHSIEECVEFEKFLQDLLDRNLMQVCYEDKYEDVFAQTGMEPDAALPEPLIIRFTRTTPTPVIQGRSPFVIHAPVPFPYKSDKAVPWRYETHVVDEGQCIESHSSSQDPVVENISGIGGMTRSGRIFTPPNLTGRGASNNETPMDANTKEHLKGKRVQVEETSDKADKKEISEEEACEFLKFIQQSEYKVVEQLKRMPARISLLELLMHSTSHRKLLMKVLSEAHVEHGISLNKFEGIVGNIIANNYLTFTDEEIPTEGRGHNKALHVSVKCLDHVIARVLVDNGSSLNVMPKSTLEKLPCEGMHMKPSSMIVRAFDGSKRVVMGEIELPVQVGPCVFQVTFQVMDILPAYSCLLGRPWIHSAGVVPSTLHQKLKYIMGDKLIIVSGEEDLLVSGPSSTRYIEAAEEALETAFQSLEIVGNTYIEPFPKNPHLSCTSIMMAKVMLKEGYKFGNGLGKYGQGRTFPLDVIGNKNRYGLGYRPSKEDNKKVIEERKERSLARMGKREPRAKKIHICGIKESFRSAGWVNASHIAAVEDEDSSECSSFVRACSPAAPLNNWETLSLPVMLNLNKIYDNESFENNNVDIPNFEHPIDNTEDDYEDDPEPSPELLRLVEQESKEIKPYQEDVEVLNLGEEGEIKEVKIGTSMKKEVREGLRALLKEFKDVFAWSYKDMPGLDTDIVQHKLPLKQECLPVKQRLRRMKPEMSLKIKEEVQKQFDAGFLAVAKYPQWVANIVPVPKKDGKVRMCVDYRDLNRASPKDNFPLPHIDTLVDNTAKYPLFSFMDGFSGYNQIKMAPEDMEKTTFITLWGTFCYKVMSFGLKNAGATYQRAMVTLFHDMMHKEIEVYVDDMIAKSESEDEHVLNLKKLFERLRKYKLRLNPAKCTFGVKSGKLLGFVVSQKGIEVDPDKVRAISEMPAPSTEKEVRGFLGRLNYIARFISQLTATCEPMFKLLRKNQVMVWNEDCQAAFEKIKQYLQDPPVLRPPEPGRPLILYLTVLERSMGCVLGQYDEAGKREHAIYYLSKKFTDCEQRYSSLERTCCALAWAAHRLRQYMLSHSTLLISKMDPIKFIFEKPALTGRIARWQVLLSEYDIIYVTQKSVKGSALAEYLAHQPISDYQPMQPEFPDEDIMTLFKEGSKYRDEETWILLFDGASNMMGHGIGAVLISPEQQYMPMTSRLCFDCTNNIAEYEACAMGIRAAIEFKVKILEVYGDSALVINQLKGEWETRDAKLIPYQAYIKGLMECFDFITFNHIPREDNQLADALATLSSMFEVDPNTELPVIEMKSHAEPAYCQFIKEEVDGKPWYFDIKHYLKTQEYPEKASENDKRSLRRLVGSFIEWGHFIQEKS, translated from the exons ATGGAAAGCTGGGAAGAGTCACAAGAATCCATCAAAGCTGAAATGAGTCAGTTGAAGGACCAGGTTGGACAAATCTTGGTTGCCCTTGAAGCCCTGAAGGCTACTGGAGAGTCTTCATCTACGCTGGTTGGCGGGAATGCCCATTTTTATCCCCCGTTTTTCAATGCTACTAGCCAATCGATTCCTTTCCCGTTGTATGGGTTACCCCCGGGATATACTCCTTCCGTAGGAGAATATATCGAAGGAGGGCACGTGTCGTTTCCCATTCCTACAACTATTGATATCCCGCCAGTCACCACTCATGGACCTACCTCTGTGTCAGCTCCCTTGGTAAGTGCTCAAACGAATGAACCGATCACAGTTGAAGGAACACGAGTGACTACGATACCGCACGTAATTGTTAATCACGATTCTTCAGCAAGAGCCGCATCACAAACCGCGGCGCGTGCAGGAATCGACATCAGTAACGGTGCTAAAAACAGACTGGAGATTCTGGAGGAAAAAATGAGGGCTATTGAAGGGATGAAAAACTATGGGTTCGGAAATGTTGCAAGACTAAGTTTGGTTCCTGGAGTAAAAATACCGTATAAGTTCAAGGCGCCCGAATTCGAGAAGTACAAGGGTGATACATGCCCTAAGAACCATCTGGCCATGTATTGCAGAAAAATGGCTGCGTACGCATATGACGACCAGTTACTCATCCATGTTTTCCAAGACAGTTTGGTTGGGGTAGCATTAAACTGGTATACTCACTTGGAGCCCTCTCGAATCCATTGTTGGGCAGATCTAGCCGACGCCTTTGTAAAACGGTATATATACAACACGCATGTAGCACCGGACCGTTTGCAATTACAGAATATGGGAAAGAAGGACAATGAGACCTTCAAGGAATATGCCCAACGGTGGAGAGAATTGGCCACGCAAGTGGAGCCGCctttgtttgaaaaagaaatggtGGCAATGTTCGTAAATACGCTTCAGCCAccattttatgaatatatggTGGGGAATGTGTCCGCCAATTTCGCTGACGTCGTCATAATTGGCGAGAGGATAGAGATTGGGATGAAGAGCGGGAAGATTGCAAGTGGTCCATCTACGATGGAGAATTCTAAAAAAAAGCCTTCTTTCAATccaggaaagaaaaaagagggaGACGTGCATGCAACATTGGCGATGCCTGTATGGAGAGGTCAAGCTCCTTCTCAAGATTATAGACCACACCTAGGCCAACCTTCATATTCAGCCAATGCGGCTTTCGCTCATCCAATCaggcctcaacaacaacaaggATTCTATCAATCACAACCCGCCACAAGCAACGCTTGGAGGACTGGGCCAAGTGCAAATCCAAATCCGAGTGTAGGTCAAGGCGGTTATCCGGGAAGAACCCAGGAAAgaaactttgtccacttcaccCCCATCCCCATGACTTACACTGAATTATTACCTCACCTCGTCAAAAGGGGACTGGTAGCTATATGCCCAATGATACCTCTGCAGCCTCCATACCCCAGAAGTTATGATGCAGATGCCAAGTGTAGTTATCACGGGGAAGGCGTGGGTCACTCAACTGAAAGGTGCATGACTTTTAAACATAAAGTGCAGGCCCTGATTAACGCTGGGTGGCTAAAATTCCAAGAAGATAAACCTAGCATTGATACTAATCCGTTATCCGGACATGGTAATGCCTCGACAAATGCCATTGAAATTAAGAAGCATGGACTGATAAGGGATGCAAGTAAGATCCGAAGTTCCAGGAGGTTTATTTTCAAGGAATTATTAAAGTTGGGGTTTTTAAACGGGGATTATGATTTGGAAAGAGCATGTGGACTACATCCATGCACGGAACACTCTATCGAGGAATGCGTTGAATTCGAAAAGTTCCTACAAGATCTGCTTGATAGGAATTTGATGCAAGTGTGCTATGAAGACAAGTATGAGGATGTGTTTGCACAAACTGGTATGGAGCCGGATGCAGCTTTGCCGGAGCCGTTGATAATCCGCTTCACTCGAACCACCCCTACACCAGTAATTCAAGGAAGATCACCCTTTGTCATCCATGCACCAGTTCCTTTTCCTTACAAAAGCGATAAAGCTGTCCCTTGGAGGTATGAGACACATGTAGTCGATGAAGGACAGTGCATTGAAAGCCACTCCTCTAGCCAGGATCCAGTTGTTGAAAATATATCCGGTATCGGCGGAATGACGAGGAGTGGTCGAATCTTCACGCCACCAAATTTGACGGGAAGAGGAGCTAGTAATAATGAAACACCAATGGATGCAAATACTAAGGAGCATTTAAAAGGGAAAAGGGTGCAAGTAGAGGAGACCTCTGACAAGGCAGACAAGAAAGAAATCTCTGAGGAAGAGGCTTgcgaatttttaaaattcattcaacaGAGTGAATATAAGGTGGTGGAGCAGTTGAAACGCATGCCTGCTCGGATTTCCTTGTTAGAATTGCTTATGCATTCTACCTCTCATAGAAAGTTGTTGATGAAGGTACTCAGTGAGGCTCATGTAGAGCATGGTATTTCGTTGAACAAGTTTGAGGGCATCGTTGGCAACATCATCGCTAACAATTACCTCACCTTTACTGATGAGGAGATACCCACTGAGGGGAGAGGTCATAACAAGGCTCTTCATGTCTCCGTGAAATGTTTAGATCACGTTATAGCGCGTGTCTTGGTGGACAACGGTTCCTCTCTGAATGTCATGCCAAAATCGACATTGGAGAAGTTACCCTGTGAGGGAATGCATATGAAGCCAAGCTCCATGATTGTGAGGGCATTTGACGGCAGTAAAAGGGTAGTGATGGGAGAGATTGAATTGCCCGTTCAAGTTGGTCCTTGTGTCTTTCAGGTGACCTTTCAAGTTATGGACATCCTCCCGGCTTATAGTTGTTTGTTGGGTCGCCCGTGGATCCATTCAGCGGGAGTTGTGCCCTCCACATTGCaccaaaaactgaaatataTCATGGGAGATAAGTTGATCATAGTTTCTGGAGAGGAGGATCTCCTTGTGAGTGGCCCATCCTCCACCCGTTACATAGAGGCAGCTGAGGAAGCTCTGGAAACAGCTTTTCAATCATTAGAAATCGTGGGAAACACCTATATTGAGCCATTCCCTAAGAACCCACATTTATCATGCACCTCTATCATGATGGCCAAGGTCATGCTGAAAGAAGGTTATAAGTTCGGGAATGGTTTAGGCAAGTATGGACAAGGACGTACATTCCCTTTGGATGTAATTGGGAACAAAAACAGATATGGCCTGGGGTATAGACCCAGCAAGGAAGATAACAAGAAGGTGATTGAGGAAAGGAAGGAACGCAGTCTGGCTCGAATGGGGAAAAGGGAACCAAGGGCAAAGAAGATCCACATTTGTGGTATCAAAGAGAGTTTTCGCAGTGCTGGATGGGTGAACGCTAGCCATATAGCCGCCGTGGAGGATGAAGATAGCTCTGAATGTTCAAGTTTCGTGCGGGCTTGCTCCCCAGCTGCACCACTCAACAATTGGGAAACTCTGAGTCTACCCGTGAtgcttaatttgaataaaat ATATGACaatgaaagttttgaaaataacaatgTCGATATTCCTAATTTTGAGCACCCTATCGATAATACGGAAGATGATTATGAAGATGACCCGGAACCCTCTCCAGAGCTCTTGAGATTAGTGGAACAAGAGTCTAAAGAGATAAAGCCCTATCAGGAGGATGTTGAAGTACTCAACTTGGGAGAGGAAGGAGAGATAAAGGAAGTAAAAATCGGTACTAGCATGAAAAAAGAAGTGAGGGAAGGGCTGCGAGCCCTACTGAAGGAGTTTAAGGATGTTTTCGCTTGGTCTTACAAAGACATGCCAGGGTTGGATACCGATATTGTGCAACACAAACTCCCACTTAAGCAAGAATGCCTTCCAGTTAAGCAAAGACTAAGAAGAATGAAACCAGAAATGTCATTGAAAATTAAGGAAGAGGTACAGAAGCAATTCGACGCAGGATTTCTGGCTGTGGCTAAATACCCACAATGGGTGGCAAATATTGTACCAGTGCCTAAGAAAGATGGAAAAGTTCGAATGTGTGTCGACTATCGTGATTTGAATCGTGCAAGTCCGAAAGATAACTTCCCGTTACCACACATCGACACTTTAGTTGACAATACAGCTAAGTACCCGCTATTTTCGTTCATGGATGGTTTCTCGGGGTATAATCAGATTAAGATGGCGCCTGAGGACATGGAAAAGACGACCTTCATCACGTTGTGGGGGACCTTTTGTTATAAGGTAATGTCTTTCGGGCTCAAGAATGCCGGGGCAACATATCAAAGGGCGATGGTGACACTTTTTCATGATATGATGCACAAGGAGATCGAggtttatgtggatgatatgattgCAAAGTCTGAATCAGAAGATGAACATGTCCTCAACttgaagaaattatttgagAGATTGAGAAAATATAAACTCAGGTTGAACCCTGCCAAATGCACATTTGGAGTGAAATCCGGGAAGTTGTTGGGCTTCGTGGTTAGCCAAAAGGGGATAGAAGTGGATCCTGACAAAGTGCGAGCGATATCAGAAATGCCTGCGCCTAGCACAGAGAAGGAGGTTCGCGGTTTTCTGGGTAGATTGAACTACATTGCTAGATTCATCTCCCAATTAACCGCTACCTGCGAACCAATGTTCAAGTTGCTACGAAAGAATCAGGTTATGGTTTGGAACGAGGATTGTCAAGCCGCTtttgaaaaaatcaaacaataccTGCAGGACCCACCTGTATTGCGTCCACCCGAGCCAGGAAGACCACTCATTTTGTACTTAACTGTATTGGAAAGGTCAATGGGTTGTGTATTGGGTCAATATGATGAAGCTGGAAAAAGGGAGCATGCGATATATTACTTGAGCAAGAAATTCACAGACTGCGAACAACGATATTCATCGTTAGAGCGAACTTGTTGTGCACTGGCATGGGCCGCTCATCGCCTAAGACAATACATGTTGAGTCACTCTACATTGTTGATATCCAAGATGGATCCTATCaagtttatttttgaaaagccCGCTCTCACTGGAAGGATAGCTCGGTGGCAGGTGCTATTGTCAGAGTATGACATCATATACGTCACTCAGAAATCCGTCAAAGGTAGTGCATTAGCGGAATACCTGGCGCATCAACCCATCAGTGATTATCAGCCAATGCAACCCGAGTTTCCTGATGAAGATATCATGACTCTATTCAAAGAAGGCAGTAAATACCGAGACGAAGAAACATGGATATTACTATTTGATGGAGCGTCGAATATGATGGGGCATGGCATAGGGGCAGTACTAATCTCTCCAGAGCAGCAGTATATGCCCATGACATCAAGGCTGTGTTTTGATTGCACGAATAACATTGCAGAGTATGAGGCCTGCGCTATGGGTATTCGGGCGGCAATAGAGTTCAAAGTGAAAATTCTGGAAGTATATGGAGATTCAGCTTTAGTCATCAACCAGTTGAAGGGAGAATGGGAAACAAGAGACGCAAAATTAATCCCTTACCAGGCATACATCAAAGGATTAATGGAGTGTTTCGACTTCATCACATTTAACCACATACCACGGGAAGATAACCAGTTAGCAGACGCGTTGGCTACTTTGTCATCCATGTTTGAGGTTGACCCGAATACAGAATTACCAGTGATTGAAATGAAGAGCCATGCGGAGCCAGCATATTGCCAGTTCATCAAGGAGGAGGTGGATGGTAAACCTTGGTACTTCGATATCAAGCACTATCTTAAGACCCAAGAATATCCTGAAAAAGCATCTGAAAACGATAAGAGGTCGTTACGAAGGTTGGTTGGTAGCTTTATTGAGTGGGGACATTTTATACAAGAGAAATCATGA